A DNA window from Helianthus annuus cultivar XRQ/B chromosome 15, HanXRQr2.0-SUNRISE, whole genome shotgun sequence contains the following coding sequences:
- the LOC110913978 gene encoding uncharacterized protein LOC110913978, producing the protein MLKVSPLKGVIRFVKKGKLKPRYIGPFEVTSKVGPVAYRLKLPEQLAGIHNTFHVSNLRKCLVDEAQQIPLEEVQVDEKLNFIEEPLQIEDRKVKKLRKKEIPLVKVKWNARHGPNFTWELENIMKDKYPHLFK; encoded by the coding sequence atgcttaaggtatcacctctgAAAGGAGTGATTCGGTTTGTAAAGAAGGGAAAGTTGAAACCCCGATACATTGGTCCGTTTGAAGTAACAAGCAAAGTAGGACCAGTGGCTTATCGGCTAAAACTTCCTGAACAGCTGGCAGgaatacataatactttccatgtatcaaatttaaGGAAGTGCCTAGTGGACGAAGCCCAACAAATACCCCTGGAAGAGGTACAGGTTGACGAAAAACTCAACTTCATTGAAGAACCACTACAAATCGAAGATAGAAAGGTTAAAAAGTTACGCAAGAAGGAAATCCcgttagtcaaagtcaagtggaacgcACGTCATGGACCCAACTTTACATGGGAACTAGAAAACATAATGAAAGATAAGTACCCTCATCTTTTTAAGTAa